A genomic region of Sander vitreus isolate 19-12246 chromosome 11, sanVit1, whole genome shotgun sequence contains the following coding sequences:
- the tmem237a gene encoding transmembrane protein 237A, with product MPTVRSKKKKPKKDVADGEEQGEVGLELEAETEEVTTRSRSNSRDPLTPEPHDPAPQRKKKKKKASTIDQEAEHADMPNGNMAESDMDGEERTVAVTRKTRRKKKAKATEHYSNDLGAEDDDIVSGAQSPIPQHSLFSAPRGHSQPVGKVFVERNRRFQAERVEQLRQSELMDDYMDPRQIWTTRDVAMRVHSGFRVIGLFSHGFLAGYAVWNVIVVYVLAGEQMTTLPNLLQQYHLLAYPAQSLLYLLLAISTVSAFDRVNLAKASMALRGFLTLDPAALASFLYFIALILSLSQQMTSDRINLYPTGNQTLWPPGSEQQILQPWIVVNMVVALLVGLAWAVVSTRPDIDYTEEFLMTMEVEGYPRGDDLDNPA from the exons ATGCCAACCGTCAGGAGCAAGAAGAAGAAGCCGAAGAAGGATGTTGCCGACGGCGAGGAGCAGGGCGAAG TGGGTCTGGAGCTGGAGGCTGAGACTGAGGAAGTGACCACTAGGAGCCGCTCTAACAGCAGAGACCCTCTGACCCCGGAGCCGCATGATCCAGcaccacagaggaagaagaaaaagaagaaggcaTCTACTATTG ATCAGGAAGCAGAGCATGCCGACATGCCAAACGGCAACATGGCCGAGTCCGACATGGACGGAGAGGAACGGACCGTCGCTGTAACCAGAAAGACCAGAAGGAAGAA GAAGGCGAAGGCAACGGAGCACTACAGCAATGACCTCGGAGCTGAAGACGACGATATCGTCTCAGGCGCCCAGTCCCCGATCCCCCAGCATTCCCTGTTCTCCGCCCCCCGCGGACACAGCCAACCGGTCGGCAAAGTCTTCGTGGAGAGGAACA ggcgTTTCCAGGCAGAGCGAGTTGAGCAGCTTCGACAGTCAGAGCTGATGGATGACTACATGGACCCCAGACAGATCTGGACCACCAGAGACGTCGCTATGAGGGTCCACAGCGGCTTCAG GGTGATCGGTCTGTTCTCTCACGGCTTCCTGGCCGGCTACGCCGTGTGGAACGTCATCGTGGTGTACGTGTTGGCCGGCGAGCAGATGACGACGCTGCCCAACCTGCTGCAGCAGTACCACCTGCTGGCCTACCCGGCCCAGTCGCTGCTCTACCTGCTGCTGGCCATCAGCACCGTGTCCGCCTttgacag GGTGAACCTGGCCAAAGCCTCCATGGCTCTGAGAGGCTTCCTCACACTGGACCCCGCTGCTCTGGCTTCTTTCT TGTACTTCATAGCCCTGATCCTGTCCCTCAGTCAGCAAATGACCAGCGATCGCATCAACCTCTATCCTACAGGCAACCAGACTCTGTG GCCCCCGGGGTCGGAGCAGCAGATCCTGCAGCCGTGGATCGTAGTGAACATGGTGGTGGCGCTGTTGGTGGGCCTGGCCTGGGCGGTTGTCTCCACACGGCCCGACATCGACTACACAGAAG AGTTTTTGATGACTATGGAAGTGGAGGGATACCCGAGAGGAGACGATCTGGACAATCCAGCCTga